In one window of Syngnathus scovelli strain Florida chromosome 20, RoL_Ssco_1.2, whole genome shotgun sequence DNA:
- the max gene encoding protein max isoform X6, which yields MQVVTLRDLNCLQKPAKAKGGEISDEGVEDSPRYHNVADKRAHHNALERKRRDHIKDSFHSLRDSVPALQGEKASRAQILDKATEYIQYMRRKNHTHQQDIDDLKRQNALLEQQVRALEKVKGSAQLQANYSSSDSSLYTNPKGSAVSAFDGGSDSSSESEPEEPPNRKKLRVEAS from the exons ATGCAGGTCGTGACCTTGCGGGATTTGAATTGTCTCCAGAAACCCGCAAAGGCCAAGGGGGGAGAGATTAGCGACGAGGGTGTG gaagaCTCACCGAGATATCACAATGTG GCAGACAAACGGGCACACCACAATGCGTTGGAGCGCAAGCGTAGGGACCACATCAAAGACAGCTTTCACAGCCTCCGGGACTCTGTGCCTGCCTTGCAGGGAGAAAAG GCGTCTCGAGCTCAAATCCTAGACAAAGCCACAGAGTACATCCAGTACATGAGGCGAAAAAATCACACGCACCAGCAGGACATTGACGACCTGAAGCGGCAAAATGCGCTGCTGGAGCAGCAAG TGCGTGCCCTGGAGAAAGTGAAGGGCTCGGCGCAGCTCCAGGCCAACTACTCGTCGTCCGACAGCAGCCTCTACACCAACCCAAAAGGAAGCGCCGTGTCCGCGTTCGACGGCGGCTCCGACTCCAGCTCCGAGTCGGAACCCGAGGAGCCTCCAAACCGCAAGAAGCTGCGCGTCGAGGCCAGCTAG
- the slc10a1 gene encoding hepatic sodium/bile acid cotransporter, whose translation MRINRILLICVAGVQASGRRSTWDFTQSDLLEKWAGSDPMQTTMDAFNMTSTNSTVLFKPFLSPVVDKTINVLMVIVLFITMISLGCTMEVSKIKGHIVKPKGVVIAVLAQYCVMPLTAFCLAKGFQLANMAAVVVLICGCCPGGTLSNILALAINGDMNLSIVMTSCSTLLALGMMPLLLYLYCQGFGDLQNAVPYVDITVSLAMILVPCGIGIFINHYRPQYSKIITKVGLTIMSISSVAIAVMATIAIRSAILVVMSPPLLATGAFMPFIGFTFGYVISSIFRLSQAERRTVAMETGCQNIQLCSTILKLAFPPEVIGPLFLFPMVYISFQLLEAIALIIIYRCHQRLKKKGKDEYQPAMTDAGLKVFSEGTV comes from the exons ATGCGGATCAACAGAATTCTTCTGATTTGCGTGGCAGGAGTTCAAGCTAGTGGGAG AAGGTCCACATGGGACTTTACACAGAGTGACCTCTTGGAGAAG TGGGCTGGTTCCGATCCGATGCAAACTACCATGGACGCCTTCAACATGACATCCACAAATAGCACTGTCCTTTTTAAGCCCTTTTTGTCGCCCGTGGTGGACAAAACTATTAACGTGCTCATGGTGATTGTCTTATTCATCACTATGATCTCACTGGGATGCACCATGGAGGTGTCCAAGATCAAG GGTCACATCGTGAAACCTAAAGGGGTGGTAATTGCAGTTCTGGCTCAGTATTGCGTCATGCCACTTACAGCATTTTGCTTAGCCAAG GGTTTCCAGCTAGCTAACATGGCGGCTGTGGTGGTCTTGATTTGTGGGTGCTGCCCAGGAGGAACCCTCTCCAACATCTTGGCGTTGGCTATAAATGGAGATATGAACCTAAG CATCGTGATGACGTCCTGTTCCACCTTGCTGGCTCTGGGCATGATGCCGCTACTACTCTACCTTTACTGTCAGGGCTTTGGCGACCTGCAGAACGCCGTTCCCTACGTTGACATCACCGTGTCGCTGGCCATGATCCTCGTGCCCTGTGGCATTGGTATCTTCATCAACCACTATAGGCCGCAATATTCCAAGATCATCACCAAG GTAGGTCTGACCATCATGTCCATCTCCTCCGTGGCGATTGCCGTCATGGCCACCATAGCGATCCGCAGCGCCATCCTAGTGGTGATGTCTCCTCCCCTTTTGGCCACTGGCGCCTTCATGCCATTCATCGGGTTCACCTTCGGCTACGTCATTTCGTCCATCTTCAGACTCAGCCAAGC GGAGAGGAGGACTGTCGCCATGGAAACAGGCTGCCAGAATATTCAGCTATGCTCAACCATTCTGAAACTGGCCTTTCCACCGGAAGTGATCGGCCCGCTCTTCCTCTTTCCGATGGTGTACATATCCTTCCAGTTGTTGGAGGCCATTGCTCTTATCATCATCTACAGATGCCACCAGAGGCTCAAGAAAAAAGGCAAAG ATGAATATCAGCCTGCCATGACTGATGCCGGACTGAAA
- the max gene encoding protein max isoform X10 produces MSDNDDIEVDSDADKRAHHNALERKRRDHIKDSFHSLRDSVPALQGEKQSTKQASRAQILDKATEYIQYMRRKNHTHQQDIDDLKRQNALLEQQVRALEKVKGSAQLQANYSSSDSSLYTNPKGSAVSAFDGGSDSSSESEPEEPPNRKKLRVEAS; encoded by the exons ATGAGTGATAACGATGATATCGAAGTCGATAGTGAC GCAGACAAACGGGCACACCACAATGCGTTGGAGCGCAAGCGTAGGGACCACATCAAAGACAGCTTTCACAGCCTCCGGGACTCTGTGCCTGCCTTGCAGGGAGAAAAG CAGTCTACCAAACAGGCGTCTCGAGCTCAAATCCTAGACAAAGCCACAGAGTACATCCAGTACATGAGGCGAAAAAATCACACGCACCAGCAGGACATTGACGACCTGAAGCGGCAAAATGCGCTGCTGGAGCAGCAAG TGCGTGCCCTGGAGAAAGTGAAGGGCTCGGCGCAGCTCCAGGCCAACTACTCGTCGTCCGACAGCAGCCTCTACACCAACCCAAAAGGAAGCGCCGTGTCCGCGTTCGACGGCGGCTCCGACTCCAGCTCCGAGTCGGAACCCGAGGAGCCTCCAAACCGCAAGAAGCTGCGCGTCGAGGCCAGCTAG
- the fntb gene encoding protein farnesyltransferase subunit beta, producing the protein MDGVQAPLRCFRECHSAEMLADDGLGTVTSREQKRVERSIEEVINVYKQIHSIPQPTLLREQHYQYLKKGLRHLSDSYECLDASRPWLCFWILHSLELLEEPVPAAVASDVCQFLARCQSTTGGFGGGPSQHAHLAPTYAAVNALCIIGTEEAYNVIDREKLLDFLWSVKQPDGSFVMHVGGEVDVRSAYCAASVASLTNIITPKLFEDTTNWIISCQNWEGGLSGVPGLEAHGGYTFCGTAALVILGKEHMLDLKALLRWVVSRQMRFEGGFQGRCNKLVDGCYSYWQAGLLPLLHRAFFKEGESELSRHRWMFEQQALQEYILLCCQNPTGGLLDKPGKSRDFYHTCYCLSGLSIAQHFGNTDSHHESILGKEQNRLAPTHPVYNICPEKVAQALQHFHRLPVPKENSSADHRS; encoded by the exons ATGGACGGTGTACAGGCTCCTTTGCGATGTTTTCGGGAGTGTCACTCCGCGGAAATGCTTGCGGATGACGGGTTGGGAACTGTTACCTCACGGGAGCAG AAAAGGGTCGAGCGGAGCATTGAAGAAGTCATCAACGTTTACAAGCAAATCCACAGCATACCACA gccaactttgctacgGGAGCAACACTACCAGTATCTCAAGAAAGGCTTACGGCATTTATCAGATTCTTATGAG TGCCTGGACGCAAGCAGACCTTGGCTTTGCTTCTGGATTCTTCACAGTCTGGAGTTACTCGAGGAACCTGTTCCTGCCGCCGTGGCCTCGGA TGTGTGTCAGTTCCTGGCTCGATGTCAGAGCACCACGGGGGGGTTCGGTGGCGGACCCTCACAACATGCCCATCTGGCGCCCACCTACGCCGCCGTCAACGCCCTCTGCATCATCGGCACGGAGGAAGCTTACAACGTTATCGATAG GGAGAAGTTGTTAGATTTCCTATGGTCAGTGAAGCAGCCAGATGGTTCCTTTGTGATGCATGTGGGAGGAGAGGTGGACGTCAG GAGTGCGTATTGTGCGGCCTCCGTGGCATCGCTGACCAACATCATCACACCCAAACTGTTCGAAGACACCACCAACTGGATCATCAG TTGTCAGAACTGGGAGGGCGGCCTCAGCGGGGTGCCGGGTCTGGAGGCTCACGGCGGGTACACATTCTGCGGCACGGCTGCACTGGTCATACTGGGAAAAGAGCACATGCTGGATCTCAAAGCTTTATTG AGGTGGGTTGTCAGCCGACAGATGCGTTTCGAAGGAGGCTTCCAGGGCCGTTGCAACAAACTGGTGGACGGCTGCTACTCCTACTGGCAGGCTGGGCTACTTCCACTCCTACATAGAGCCTTCTTCAAAGAAG GCGAGTCGGAGCTGAGTCGACATCGGTGGATGTTCGAACAGCAGGCTTTGCAGGAGTACATCCTCCTCTGCTGCCAGAATCCAACCGGGGGGTTACTAGATAAGCCTGGCAA ATCTCGAGACTTTTACCATACGTGCTATTGCCTGAGCGGCCTTTCCATAGCGCAGCACTTTGGGAACACCGACAGCCATCATGAGAGCATCCTCGGCAAGGAGCAGAACAGATTG GCTCCAACTCATCCGGTTTACAACATCTGTCCAGAGAAGGTGGCTCAGGCTTTGCAGCACTTTCACCGCCTGCCCGTCCCGAAGGAAAACTCCTCAGCTGACCATCGGTCCTAG
- the max gene encoding protein max isoform X9 yields the protein MSDNDDIEVDSDEDSPRYHNVADKRAHHNALERKRRDHIKDSFHSLRDSVPALQGEKASRAQILDKATEYIQYMRRKNHTHQQDIDDLKRQNALLEQQVRALEKVKGSAQLQANYSSSDSSLYTNPKGSAVSAFDGGSDSSSESEPEEPPNRKKLRVEAS from the exons ATGAGTGATAACGATGATATCGAAGTCGATAGTGAC gaagaCTCACCGAGATATCACAATGTG GCAGACAAACGGGCACACCACAATGCGTTGGAGCGCAAGCGTAGGGACCACATCAAAGACAGCTTTCACAGCCTCCGGGACTCTGTGCCTGCCTTGCAGGGAGAAAAG GCGTCTCGAGCTCAAATCCTAGACAAAGCCACAGAGTACATCCAGTACATGAGGCGAAAAAATCACACGCACCAGCAGGACATTGACGACCTGAAGCGGCAAAATGCGCTGCTGGAGCAGCAAG TGCGTGCCCTGGAGAAAGTGAAGGGCTCGGCGCAGCTCCAGGCCAACTACTCGTCGTCCGACAGCAGCCTCTACACCAACCCAAAAGGAAGCGCCGTGTCCGCGTTCGACGGCGGCTCCGACTCCAGCTCCGAGTCGGAACCCGAGGAGCCTCCAAACCGCAAGAAGCTGCGCGTCGAGGCCAGCTAG
- the max gene encoding protein max isoform X1: MQVVTLRDLNCLQKPAKAKGGEISDEGVEDSPRYHNVADKRAHHNALERKRRDHIKDSFHSLRDSVPALQGEKVGNSTGEQPNSQSTKQASRAQILDKATEYIQYMRRKNHTHQQDIDDLKRQNALLEQQVRALEKVKGSAQLQANYSSSDSSLYTNPKGSAVSAFDGGSDSSSESEPEEPPNRKKLRVEAS, from the exons ATGCAGGTCGTGACCTTGCGGGATTTGAATTGTCTCCAGAAACCCGCAAAGGCCAAGGGGGGAGAGATTAGCGACGAGGGTGTG gaagaCTCACCGAGATATCACAATGTG GCAGACAAACGGGCACACCACAATGCGTTGGAGCGCAAGCGTAGGGACCACATCAAAGACAGCTTTCACAGCCTCCGGGACTCTGTGCCTGCCTTGCAGGGAGAAAAGGTTGGTAACAGTACTGGTGAGCAACCCAACAGT CAGTCTACCAAACAGGCGTCTCGAGCTCAAATCCTAGACAAAGCCACAGAGTACATCCAGTACATGAGGCGAAAAAATCACACGCACCAGCAGGACATTGACGACCTGAAGCGGCAAAATGCGCTGCTGGAGCAGCAAG TGCGTGCCCTGGAGAAAGTGAAGGGCTCGGCGCAGCTCCAGGCCAACTACTCGTCGTCCGACAGCAGCCTCTACACCAACCCAAAAGGAAGCGCCGTGTCCGCGTTCGACGGCGGCTCCGACTCCAGCTCCGAGTCGGAACCCGAGGAGCCTCCAAACCGCAAGAAGCTGCGCGTCGAGGCCAGCTAG
- the max gene encoding protein max isoform X2 has product MQVVTLRDLNCLQKPAKAKGGEISDEGVEDSPRYHNVADKRAHHNALERKRRDHIKDSFHSLRDSVPALQGEKVGNSTGEQPNSSTKQASRAQILDKATEYIQYMRRKNHTHQQDIDDLKRQNALLEQQVRALEKVKGSAQLQANYSSSDSSLYTNPKGSAVSAFDGGSDSSSESEPEEPPNRKKLRVEAS; this is encoded by the exons ATGCAGGTCGTGACCTTGCGGGATTTGAATTGTCTCCAGAAACCCGCAAAGGCCAAGGGGGGAGAGATTAGCGACGAGGGTGTG gaagaCTCACCGAGATATCACAATGTG GCAGACAAACGGGCACACCACAATGCGTTGGAGCGCAAGCGTAGGGACCACATCAAAGACAGCTTTCACAGCCTCCGGGACTCTGTGCCTGCCTTGCAGGGAGAAAAGGTTGGTAACAGTACTGGTGAGCAACCCAACAGT TCTACCAAACAGGCGTCTCGAGCTCAAATCCTAGACAAAGCCACAGAGTACATCCAGTACATGAGGCGAAAAAATCACACGCACCAGCAGGACATTGACGACCTGAAGCGGCAAAATGCGCTGCTGGAGCAGCAAG TGCGTGCCCTGGAGAAAGTGAAGGGCTCGGCGCAGCTCCAGGCCAACTACTCGTCGTCCGACAGCAGCCTCTACACCAACCCAAAAGGAAGCGCCGTGTCCGCGTTCGACGGCGGCTCCGACTCCAGCTCCGAGTCGGAACCCGAGGAGCCTCCAAACCGCAAGAAGCTGCGCGTCGAGGCCAGCTAG
- the max gene encoding protein max isoform X3 translates to MQVVTLRDLNCLQKPAKAKGGEISDEGVEDSPRYHNVADKRAHHNALERKRRDHIKDSFHSLRDSVPALQGEKVGNSTGEQPNSASRAQILDKATEYIQYMRRKNHTHQQDIDDLKRQNALLEQQVRALEKVKGSAQLQANYSSSDSSLYTNPKGSAVSAFDGGSDSSSESEPEEPPNRKKLRVEAS, encoded by the exons ATGCAGGTCGTGACCTTGCGGGATTTGAATTGTCTCCAGAAACCCGCAAAGGCCAAGGGGGGAGAGATTAGCGACGAGGGTGTG gaagaCTCACCGAGATATCACAATGTG GCAGACAAACGGGCACACCACAATGCGTTGGAGCGCAAGCGTAGGGACCACATCAAAGACAGCTTTCACAGCCTCCGGGACTCTGTGCCTGCCTTGCAGGGAGAAAAGGTTGGTAACAGTACTGGTGAGCAACCCAACAGT GCGTCTCGAGCTCAAATCCTAGACAAAGCCACAGAGTACATCCAGTACATGAGGCGAAAAAATCACACGCACCAGCAGGACATTGACGACCTGAAGCGGCAAAATGCGCTGCTGGAGCAGCAAG TGCGTGCCCTGGAGAAAGTGAAGGGCTCGGCGCAGCTCCAGGCCAACTACTCGTCGTCCGACAGCAGCCTCTACACCAACCCAAAAGGAAGCGCCGTGTCCGCGTTCGACGGCGGCTCCGACTCCAGCTCCGAGTCGGAACCCGAGGAGCCTCCAAACCGCAAGAAGCTGCGCGTCGAGGCCAGCTAG
- the max gene encoding protein max isoform X11 yields MSDNDDIEVDSDADKRAHHNALERKRRDHIKDSFHSLRDSVPALQGEKASRAQILDKATEYIQYMRRKNHTHQQDIDDLKRQNALLEQQVRALEKVKGSAQLQANYSSSDSSLYTNPKGSAVSAFDGGSDSSSESEPEEPPNRKKLRVEAS; encoded by the exons ATGAGTGATAACGATGATATCGAAGTCGATAGTGAC GCAGACAAACGGGCACACCACAATGCGTTGGAGCGCAAGCGTAGGGACCACATCAAAGACAGCTTTCACAGCCTCCGGGACTCTGTGCCTGCCTTGCAGGGAGAAAAG GCGTCTCGAGCTCAAATCCTAGACAAAGCCACAGAGTACATCCAGTACATGAGGCGAAAAAATCACACGCACCAGCAGGACATTGACGACCTGAAGCGGCAAAATGCGCTGCTGGAGCAGCAAG TGCGTGCCCTGGAGAAAGTGAAGGGCTCGGCGCAGCTCCAGGCCAACTACTCGTCGTCCGACAGCAGCCTCTACACCAACCCAAAAGGAAGCGCCGTGTCCGCGTTCGACGGCGGCTCCGACTCCAGCTCCGAGTCGGAACCCGAGGAGCCTCCAAACCGCAAGAAGCTGCGCGTCGAGGCCAGCTAG
- the max gene encoding protein max isoform X7, with the protein MSDNDDIEVDSDADKRAHHNALERKRRDHIKDSFHSLRDSVPALQGEKVGNSTGEQPNSQSTKQASRAQILDKATEYIQYMRRKNHTHQQDIDDLKRQNALLEQQVRALEKVKGSAQLQANYSSSDSSLYTNPKGSAVSAFDGGSDSSSESEPEEPPNRKKLRVEAS; encoded by the exons ATGAGTGATAACGATGATATCGAAGTCGATAGTGAC GCAGACAAACGGGCACACCACAATGCGTTGGAGCGCAAGCGTAGGGACCACATCAAAGACAGCTTTCACAGCCTCCGGGACTCTGTGCCTGCCTTGCAGGGAGAAAAGGTTGGTAACAGTACTGGTGAGCAACCCAACAGT CAGTCTACCAAACAGGCGTCTCGAGCTCAAATCCTAGACAAAGCCACAGAGTACATCCAGTACATGAGGCGAAAAAATCACACGCACCAGCAGGACATTGACGACCTGAAGCGGCAAAATGCGCTGCTGGAGCAGCAAG TGCGTGCCCTGGAGAAAGTGAAGGGCTCGGCGCAGCTCCAGGCCAACTACTCGTCGTCCGACAGCAGCCTCTACACCAACCCAAAAGGAAGCGCCGTGTCCGCGTTCGACGGCGGCTCCGACTCCAGCTCCGAGTCGGAACCCGAGGAGCCTCCAAACCGCAAGAAGCTGCGCGTCGAGGCCAGCTAG
- the rab15 gene encoding ras-related protein Rab-15 isoform X1: MAKQYDVLFRLLLLGDSGVGKTCLLCRFTDNEFHPSHISTIGIDFKMKTLLIDGIKVRIQIWDTAGQERYQTITKQYYRRAQGIFLVYDITSERSFQHIMKWASDVDEYAPEKVQKILVGNKSDEVTKRQVPTEQGVKLAQAYGMDFFETSAFTNHNIAETFTRLSEQVLAANKKDLDLLRMSQNDELNLAALEEEEGLCDGGSADQGKGCWC; encoded by the exons ATGGCTAAGCAGTACGATGTGCTCTTCCGACTCCTGCTTCTCGGAGACTCCGGGGTTGGAAAAACATGTTTGCTGTGCAGATTCACCGACAATGAATTTCACCCGTCTCACATTTCAACCATAG GCATTGACTTCAAAATGAAGACACTGCTAATAGATGGTATCAAAGTGCGAATCCAGATTTG GGACACTGCAGGCCAGGAACGCTACCAGACCATCACCAAGCAGTACTACAGGCGAGCTCAG GGAATTTTCCTGGTCTACGACATCACGAGCGAGCGCTCCTTTCAGCACATCATGAAGTGGGCCAGTGATGTGGACGAG TACGCTCCAGAAAAGGTCCAGAAGATCCTGGTCGGGAACAAgtcggatgaggtgaccaagagGCAGGTGCCCACAGAGCAAGGGGTCAAG CTGGCCCAAGCTTATGGAATGGATTTTTTCGAGACAAGTGCCTTCACCAATCATAACATAGCAGAG ACTTTTACACGGCTATCCGAGCAAGTGCTGGCGGCCAACAAGAAGGACCTGGACCTTCTGCGGATGTCTCAGAACGACGAGCTGAACCTGGCTGctctggaggaagaggagggattGTGTGACGGGGGGTCCGCCGACCAGGGGAAAGGCTGCTGGTGTTAA
- the max gene encoding protein max isoform X5 has protein sequence MSDNDDIEVDSDEDSPRYHNVADKRAHHNALERKRRDHIKDSFHSLRDSVPALQGEKVGNSTGEQPNSQSTKQASRAQILDKATEYIQYMRRKNHTHQQDIDDLKRQNALLEQQVRALEKVKGSAQLQANYSSSDSSLYTNPKGSAVSAFDGGSDSSSESEPEEPPNRKKLRVEAS, from the exons ATGAGTGATAACGATGATATCGAAGTCGATAGTGAC gaagaCTCACCGAGATATCACAATGTG GCAGACAAACGGGCACACCACAATGCGTTGGAGCGCAAGCGTAGGGACCACATCAAAGACAGCTTTCACAGCCTCCGGGACTCTGTGCCTGCCTTGCAGGGAGAAAAGGTTGGTAACAGTACTGGTGAGCAACCCAACAGT CAGTCTACCAAACAGGCGTCTCGAGCTCAAATCCTAGACAAAGCCACAGAGTACATCCAGTACATGAGGCGAAAAAATCACACGCACCAGCAGGACATTGACGACCTGAAGCGGCAAAATGCGCTGCTGGAGCAGCAAG TGCGTGCCCTGGAGAAAGTGAAGGGCTCGGCGCAGCTCCAGGCCAACTACTCGTCGTCCGACAGCAGCCTCTACACCAACCCAAAAGGAAGCGCCGTGTCCGCGTTCGACGGCGGCTCCGACTCCAGCTCCGAGTCGGAACCCGAGGAGCCTCCAAACCGCAAGAAGCTGCGCGTCGAGGCCAGCTAG
- the max gene encoding protein max isoform X8, translated as MSDNDDIEVDSDEDSPRYHNVADKRAHHNALERKRRDHIKDSFHSLRDSVPALQGEKQSTKQASRAQILDKATEYIQYMRRKNHTHQQDIDDLKRQNALLEQQVRALEKVKGSAQLQANYSSSDSSLYTNPKGSAVSAFDGGSDSSSESEPEEPPNRKKLRVEAS; from the exons ATGAGTGATAACGATGATATCGAAGTCGATAGTGAC gaagaCTCACCGAGATATCACAATGTG GCAGACAAACGGGCACACCACAATGCGTTGGAGCGCAAGCGTAGGGACCACATCAAAGACAGCTTTCACAGCCTCCGGGACTCTGTGCCTGCCTTGCAGGGAGAAAAG CAGTCTACCAAACAGGCGTCTCGAGCTCAAATCCTAGACAAAGCCACAGAGTACATCCAGTACATGAGGCGAAAAAATCACACGCACCAGCAGGACATTGACGACCTGAAGCGGCAAAATGCGCTGCTGGAGCAGCAAG TGCGTGCCCTGGAGAAAGTGAAGGGCTCGGCGCAGCTCCAGGCCAACTACTCGTCGTCCGACAGCAGCCTCTACACCAACCCAAAAGGAAGCGCCGTGTCCGCGTTCGACGGCGGCTCCGACTCCAGCTCCGAGTCGGAACCCGAGGAGCCTCCAAACCGCAAGAAGCTGCGCGTCGAGGCCAGCTAG
- the rab15 gene encoding ras-related protein Rab-15 isoform X2: MKTLLIDGIKVRIQIWDTAGQERYQTITKQYYRRAQGIFLVYDITSERSFQHIMKWASDVDEYAPEKVQKILVGNKSDEVTKRQVPTEQGVKLAQAYGMDFFETSAFTNHNIAETFTRLSEQVLAANKKDLDLLRMSQNDELNLAALEEEEGLCDGGSADQGKGCWC, translated from the exons ATGAAGACACTGCTAATAGATGGTATCAAAGTGCGAATCCAGATTTG GGACACTGCAGGCCAGGAACGCTACCAGACCATCACCAAGCAGTACTACAGGCGAGCTCAG GGAATTTTCCTGGTCTACGACATCACGAGCGAGCGCTCCTTTCAGCACATCATGAAGTGGGCCAGTGATGTGGACGAG TACGCTCCAGAAAAGGTCCAGAAGATCCTGGTCGGGAACAAgtcggatgaggtgaccaagagGCAGGTGCCCACAGAGCAAGGGGTCAAG CTGGCCCAAGCTTATGGAATGGATTTTTTCGAGACAAGTGCCTTCACCAATCATAACATAGCAGAG ACTTTTACACGGCTATCCGAGCAAGTGCTGGCGGCCAACAAGAAGGACCTGGACCTTCTGCGGATGTCTCAGAACGACGAGCTGAACCTGGCTGctctggaggaagaggagggattGTGTGACGGGGGGTCCGCCGACCAGGGGAAAGGCTGCTGGTGTTAA
- the max gene encoding protein max isoform X12, which produces MSDNDDIEVDSDADKRAHHNALERKRRDHIKDSFHSLRDSVPALQGEKVGNSTGEQPNSSTKQASRAQILDKATEYIQYMRRKNHTHQQDIDDLKRQNALLEQQVRALEKVKGSAQLQANYSSSDSSLYTNPKGSAVSAFDGGSDSSSESEPEEPPNRKKLRVEAS; this is translated from the exons ATGAGTGATAACGATGATATCGAAGTCGATAGTGAC GCAGACAAACGGGCACACCACAATGCGTTGGAGCGCAAGCGTAGGGACCACATCAAAGACAGCTTTCACAGCCTCCGGGACTCTGTGCCTGCCTTGCAGGGAGAAAAGGTTGGTAACAGTACTGGTGAGCAACCCAACAGT TCTACCAAACAGGCGTCTCGAGCTCAAATCCTAGACAAAGCCACAGAGTACATCCAGTACATGAGGCGAAAAAATCACACGCACCAGCAGGACATTGACGACCTGAAGCGGCAAAATGCGCTGCTGGAGCAGCAAG TGCGTGCCCTGGAGAAAGTGAAGGGCTCGGCGCAGCTCCAGGCCAACTACTCGTCGTCCGACAGCAGCCTCTACACCAACCCAAAAGGAAGCGCCGTGTCCGCGTTCGACGGCGGCTCCGACTCCAGCTCCGAGTCGGAACCCGAGGAGCCTCCAAACCGCAAGAAGCTGCGCGTCGAGGCCAGCTAG
- the max gene encoding protein max isoform X4: protein MQVVTLRDLNCLQKPAKAKGGEISDEGVEDSPRYHNVADKRAHHNALERKRRDHIKDSFHSLRDSVPALQGEKQSTKQASRAQILDKATEYIQYMRRKNHTHQQDIDDLKRQNALLEQQVRALEKVKGSAQLQANYSSSDSSLYTNPKGSAVSAFDGGSDSSSESEPEEPPNRKKLRVEAS, encoded by the exons ATGCAGGTCGTGACCTTGCGGGATTTGAATTGTCTCCAGAAACCCGCAAAGGCCAAGGGGGGAGAGATTAGCGACGAGGGTGTG gaagaCTCACCGAGATATCACAATGTG GCAGACAAACGGGCACACCACAATGCGTTGGAGCGCAAGCGTAGGGACCACATCAAAGACAGCTTTCACAGCCTCCGGGACTCTGTGCCTGCCTTGCAGGGAGAAAAG CAGTCTACCAAACAGGCGTCTCGAGCTCAAATCCTAGACAAAGCCACAGAGTACATCCAGTACATGAGGCGAAAAAATCACACGCACCAGCAGGACATTGACGACCTGAAGCGGCAAAATGCGCTGCTGGAGCAGCAAG TGCGTGCCCTGGAGAAAGTGAAGGGCTCGGCGCAGCTCCAGGCCAACTACTCGTCGTCCGACAGCAGCCTCTACACCAACCCAAAAGGAAGCGCCGTGTCCGCGTTCGACGGCGGCTCCGACTCCAGCTCCGAGTCGGAACCCGAGGAGCCTCCAAACCGCAAGAAGCTGCGCGTCGAGGCCAGCTAG